The Streptomyces phaeolivaceus genome has a window encoding:
- a CDS encoding activator-dependent family glycosyltransferase, translating to MRILFTCYPERTHFLLMAPMAWALRTAGHDVRIASQPKFTDVITQAGLTAVPVGSNRDLWQIVGRVKKTGSKLVPGLPEPYDAIERRPEDITLESLRAGYEVQIESWHKMTNVPLTAPLVEFARRWQPDLIIWEPLTFAGGIAAKATGAAHARLLIGADVYGVTRQHYVRLNAEQPEEHRTDPLADWLGSYARAYGGAFSEDMVTGQFSLDVLPPSLQIHAPGLDYHSLRYTPYGGPAVVPKWLWEPPTRPRVALTLGLTVTDHGVGYPIGVQEILDAVADLEIELVATISDEARQTLERIPANARLVPYVPLQALLPTCSAVIHHAGVGTLTTAALYGVPQLALPWDVDQPVLSGRLADHGAGLTTHSTKATGSTVRENLLRLLEEQTFRDRARRLREEMLSVPHANAFVADLEKLVQEHHRQ from the coding sequence ATGCGAATTTTGTTCACTTGCTATCCCGAGCGGACGCACTTCCTGCTCATGGCGCCCATGGCATGGGCGCTGCGCACCGCGGGCCATGACGTCCGCATCGCGTCCCAGCCCAAGTTCACCGACGTCATCACCCAGGCCGGGCTCACCGCCGTGCCCGTCGGCAGCAACCGGGACCTCTGGCAGATCGTCGGCCGGGTCAAGAAGACCGGCTCGAAGCTGGTGCCCGGCCTGCCTGAGCCGTACGACGCCATCGAGCGGCGGCCAGAGGACATCACGCTGGAGTCACTGCGCGCCGGCTACGAGGTCCAGATCGAGAGCTGGCACAAGATGACCAATGTGCCGCTGACGGCGCCCCTGGTGGAGTTCGCCCGGCGCTGGCAGCCGGACCTGATCATCTGGGAACCGCTGACTTTTGCGGGCGGCATCGCGGCCAAGGCCACCGGGGCAGCCCACGCCCGACTGCTGATCGGTGCCGATGTCTACGGCGTCACCCGTCAGCACTACGTCCGGCTCAATGCAGAGCAGCCGGAGGAACACCGGACGGACCCGCTCGCGGACTGGCTCGGCTCGTACGCCCGCGCGTACGGCGGCGCATTCTCCGAGGATATGGTCACCGGACAGTTTTCCCTGGACGTTCTGCCGCCGTCCCTGCAGATCCATGCCCCGGGCCTCGACTACCACTCGCTGCGGTACACGCCCTACGGCGGGCCCGCGGTCGTACCCAAGTGGCTGTGGGAGCCGCCCACCCGGCCCCGCGTGGCCCTGACGCTGGGGCTCACGGTGACCGACCACGGCGTCGGCTACCCCATCGGCGTCCAGGAGATCCTCGACGCCGTGGCGGACCTGGAAATCGAGCTGGTGGCGACCATCAGTGACGAGGCCCGGCAGACACTCGAGCGGATCCCGGCCAACGCCCGGTTGGTCCCGTACGTGCCGCTCCAGGCACTGCTGCCCACATGCTCGGCGGTCATCCACCACGCTGGCGTGGGCACGCTCACCACGGCGGCACTGTACGGGGTGCCCCAACTGGCCCTGCCGTGGGACGTCGACCAGCCGGTGCTGTCGGGTCGCCTGGCCGACCACGGGGCCGGCCTGACGACCCACTCGACGAAGGCCACCGGGAGCACCGTCCGGGAGAACCTGCTCCGGCTTCTGGAGGAGCAGACCTTCAGGGACCGGGCGCGCCGGCTGCGGGAGGAGATGCTCTCCGTCCCGCATGCCAACGCCTTCGTCGCAGACCTGGAGAAGCTGGTGCAGGAACACCACCGCCAGTAA